The nucleotide window ACTTCACCTCCCTGGCCATCGCCGCAGGCACGGTGGAACGCATCTGCGTGGAACTGCGTCATCTTCAGCGCACGGAAGTGCACGAGGTGGAGGAAGGCTTCGCCAAGGGGCAGAAGGGTTCTTCCGCCATGCCCCACAAGCGCAACCCCATTTCCGCGGAAAACATGTGCGGCCTTGCCCGCGTCATCCGTTCCAACGCCTTCGCGGCCCTGGAAAACCAGGCGCTGTGGCATGAGCGCGACATCAGCCATTCCTCGGTGGAACGCATCATCACCCCCGATTCCACCATTCTCATGGACTATGTGCTGCACCGCCTGAACCGTCTGCTGGAAGGGCTGCGCATCCTGCCCGAAAACGTGGAACGCAATCTCTGGGGCAGCTACGGTCTCTTCTTCTCCCAGAGAGTGCTCACCGCCCTCATCGAAAAGGACATGCCCCGCCAGCAGGCCTATGTGGTGGTGCAGAAGCGCGCCATGGAAAGCTGGGAGACACGCAAGTCCTTCCCCGATCTCATCCGCGCCGATGAGGAAATCAAAGCCCACCTCACCCCCGCCGAACTCGACGCCATTTTCGACATCGGGCACTACACCCGCTACGAGTCCGAAATCGTCGACCGCGTCCTCGCGGAAAAATAAACGCCTCCGGGCATACGAAGAGCGCCGCTTCCGGTACCGCCGGGGCGGCGCTCTTCGTATGCGGCATTGTCAACGCCGAGGATTTTCCTTAAAATACACGTGCCTTCCCCCAAGTCACGAAAAGGCTCCAACACCTCAAGGAGACTCCGCTTGCCCAGGTTCCTCTACGCGCTTCTCATCTGCCTGCTTTTTCCCGCCCCGGCCTCTGCCGAATGGACGACGGGCCTCTCCTCCCATACGCCGGAGTATTTCCTTGCCGCCGACAAAAGCCGCAAGCTGCTCTTTCAGGTGGAAAGAAGAAAGGCCGACCCCGTCGTGACGCGGACATTCGACTGCATTCACGGCCGCAGAGAGGGCGACAAGCAGAAGGAAGGGGACCTGCGTACGCCGGAAGGGGTATATTTCGTCACACACAAGATAGAGCAGAAGCTCGACTTCATGGAATACGGGCCTCACGCCTTCAACCTCAACTATCCCAATCCCGCCGACCGGCTGCGAGGCAAAACCGGCGGCGGCATATGGCTGCACAGCAAGGGCCAGCCCATCGAAGGACTCACCACCCGGGGCTGCATGGCCATAGACATGTACGAAATCGAGGATCTCGTGCCCCTGCTCATTCCGGGCACGCCCGTCATCATTGCGGAACATCTGCAGGGAGCCCCCTTTGAAACTCCGCCGGAAGGCACGGCCGCGCAAGGCCTCCTTCCCTCCCTGCCGGGCGGAACAACCGTGTTCCACAGCGCGGAATCGCCCGCCGATGTCTGCCCTCCTCCCGGGAAGACTTCGGAACAGAATGTCTGCCCTCCCCTCTCCGCAACGCCTGCGCCGGATACCCGGGCGCTGCTTTCCGCCGAGGAAACGGTGCGCTGCAAGACCCTGCTATGGATGGAAAGACGCCTCGGAAAAACCGACGACATCCTCAAACTGTACGACAGAAAAAAATTCCCCCGGGGCAACAGGGAAAAAATTTCCTCCCTGCGCAAACGCCTGCGTTCGGAGTTCCAGCTCCAGCATGACGTCTTTCTCGACAGGGAAGGCATCCGTATTCTGGAAGGTCCGGGATACTGGGTTTCCTGTTTCATCAAAAGCTATGAGCGCAAGGGCGTGCTCCATCACGGCCTTCAGGCCCTGTACTGGATGCCGGACGATAAGGGCGACTGCCTCATCATCGGCGAAGTATGGATTTCCAACTGAAACACCGGAAAAAACGCGCGCCCGTTCCGGCGATGATTCCCGATACGGAAAAAGCCCGTTCGACACGGGCTTTTTTCTTCATGGCGGAACCTGCCTCTGCTCAGCGCAGGGCTTTTGCGGCGGAACATCCCTACGCCGGAAAGGAAAGGGGCGCACGGCGGAGCTTCGCTCCTCTTCCCGCCTTCTCTTCCCCATCGGGCATGTCGTCGTGCACCAGTTCGGAAAGGCGCAGGCCCACTTCCTCATAGTGCCCGCGCAGCACCGTTTCTATATGCACAAGATCCCTCTCGCGCACGGCTTCGGCAATGAGATGATGGCGGTCATAGAATTCCTTGGGCGTGAACAGGGTGCGCCAGTAGGTATAGTACAGAAACTTCGCCAAAGATGAGCAGGACGTGCGCGCCAGCTCGATAAGG belongs to Mailhella massiliensis and includes:
- a CDS encoding L,D-transpeptidase family protein, producing the protein MPRFLYALLICLLFPAPASAEWTTGLSSHTPEYFLAADKSRKLLFQVERRKADPVVTRTFDCIHGRREGDKQKEGDLRTPEGVYFVTHKIEQKLDFMEYGPHAFNLNYPNPADRLRGKTGGGIWLHSKGQPIEGLTTRGCMAIDMYEIEDLVPLLIPGTPVIIAEHLQGAPFETPPEGTAAQGLLPSLPGGTTVFHSAESPADVCPPPGKTSEQNVCPPLSATPAPDTRALLSAEETVRCKTLLWMERRLGKTDDILKLYDRKKFPRGNREKISSLRKRLRSEFQLQHDVFLDREGIRILEGPGYWVSCFIKSYERKGVLHHGLQALYWMPDDKGDCLIIGEVWISN